One genomic region from Paraburkholderia azotifigens encodes:
- a CDS encoding DUF2244 domain-containing protein: MNATELAESEPVLKDWLMKRNCSVSPRQFVFFYVSLAAFSLLIAFLLVLCGAWLVLPFTGIELLAVGVAFAIYARHAVDYERIRLFPNRLVIEQVSAEHLTQFEFNPRWVRVEPGATPRDRIRLVSRGESVTVGLHLAQYRRAQFADELRLWIRQCQAQKVAY; the protein is encoded by the coding sequence ATGAATGCAACCGAGCTGGCTGAGTCGGAGCCCGTCCTCAAGGACTGGCTGATGAAGCGCAACTGTTCGGTTTCGCCGCGGCAATTCGTGTTCTTCTATGTGTCGCTCGCGGCATTCTCGCTCTTAATTGCATTCCTGCTGGTCCTGTGCGGTGCGTGGCTGGTGTTGCCGTTCACGGGTATCGAGTTGCTCGCTGTCGGTGTCGCATTTGCAATCTATGCACGCCATGCTGTCGATTACGAGCGCATCCGGCTGTTTCCAAACCGGCTCGTGATCGAACAGGTAAGCGCCGAGCATCTCACGCAGTTCGAATTCAATCCGCGCTGGGTGCGGGTCGAACCAGGAGCGACGCCGCGCGACCGGATCAGGCTGGTTTCGCGCGGCGAGTCGGTCACGGTCGGGCTGCACCTTGCGCAATATCGGCGCGCACAATTCGCCGACGAACTGCGGCTGTGGATCAGGCAGTGCCAGGCGCAAAAAGTTGCGTATTGA
- a CDS encoding O-acetyl-ADP-ribose deacetylase has product MLTLGYCTLEARVVDITTLAVDAIVNAANTSLLGGGGVDGAIHRAAGPDLLRECESLGGCATGDAKITGGHRLKARHAIHAVGPVWHGGGRGETELLAACYRRSLELARDAKAKSIAFPAISCGVYRFPADDAVRIAVQTVIDTLPNAPAVERVIFACFDEAMHARYEAELERRVQAPPSKPA; this is encoded by the coding sequence ATGCTCACCCTTGGCTATTGCACGCTCGAAGCGCGCGTCGTCGACATCACGACGCTGGCTGTCGACGCCATCGTCAACGCGGCGAACACGTCATTGCTGGGCGGCGGCGGTGTGGACGGCGCGATTCATCGTGCGGCCGGTCCCGATCTGCTGCGCGAATGCGAATCGCTGGGCGGTTGTGCGACAGGCGACGCGAAGATCACGGGCGGGCATCGGCTGAAAGCGCGCCACGCGATTCATGCCGTCGGCCCCGTGTGGCACGGCGGCGGGCGCGGCGAGACGGAACTGCTGGCTGCGTGCTACCGGCGCTCGCTCGAACTCGCGCGCGATGCGAAGGCGAAGAGCATCGCGTTTCCCGCGATCAGCTGCGGCGTCTATCGTTTCCCCGCCGACGACGCGGTGCGCATTGCCGTGCAAACCGTGATCGACACGCTGCCGAACGCGCCTGCCGTCGAGCGCGTGATCTTTGCGTGCTTCGACGAAGCGATGCACGCGCGCTACGAGGCCGAACTCGAACGACGCGTTCAGGCGCCGCCTTCGAAGCCGGCCTGA
- a CDS encoding cytochrome c oxidase subunit 3, which yields MSGQNESPYYFIPHPSRHPISAALGLLVMLGSFAAWVNGEPWAPFTALIGLLWLLFTLYHWFGDAISESEGGMYGKRVDTSFRWSMSWFIFSEVMFFGAFFGALFYARQIAMHQLGSLDYKLIWPDFAAVWPNIGPADLVSHFKSMTPWPVPTINTALLLSSGATLTVSHHALRDNHRTKAIAWLAATLVLGVSFLFLQGFEYFHAYNELNLTLASGVYGSTFFLLTGFHGFHVFLGGTMLAIVMIRLIRGHFTADHHFAFEGAAWYWHFVDVVWLGLYVVVYWL from the coding sequence ATGAGCGGTCAAAACGAGAGCCCGTACTATTTCATACCGCATCCGTCGCGGCACCCCATCAGCGCGGCCCTCGGCCTGCTGGTCATGCTCGGATCGTTTGCGGCGTGGGTGAACGGCGAACCGTGGGCGCCCTTCACGGCGTTGATCGGTCTGCTGTGGCTGCTCTTCACGCTGTACCACTGGTTCGGCGATGCCATTTCCGAGTCGGAAGGCGGCATGTACGGCAAGCGCGTCGATACATCGTTCCGCTGGAGCATGAGCTGGTTCATCTTCTCCGAAGTGATGTTCTTCGGCGCATTCTTCGGCGCGCTGTTCTATGCGCGCCAGATCGCGATGCATCAGCTCGGCAGCCTCGACTACAAGCTGATCTGGCCGGATTTCGCGGCGGTATGGCCGAATATCGGACCGGCGGATCTCGTGTCGCACTTCAAGTCGATGACGCCGTGGCCTGTGCCGACCATCAACACCGCGCTGCTGCTGTCGTCGGGTGCGACGCTGACGGTCTCGCACCACGCACTGCGCGACAATCACCGCACCAAGGCGATTGCCTGGCTCGCGGCCACGCTGGTGCTGGGCGTTTCGTTCCTGTTCCTGCAGGGTTTCGAATATTTCCATGCGTACAACGAGCTGAACCTGACGCTCGCGTCAGGCGTGTACGGTTCGACGTTCTTCCTGCTGACGGGCTTTCACGGTTTCCACGTGTTCCTCGGCGGCACGATGCTGGCTATCGTGATGATCCGGCTGATTCGCGGTCACTTTACTGCCGATCACCACTTCGCATTCGAAGGCGCGGCGTGGTACTGGCACTTTGTGGACGTCGTGTGGCTTGGGCTGTACGTCGTCGTGTACTGGCTGTAA
- a CDS encoding DUF2970 domain-containing protein, giving the protein MNDSGGGGRKSSFGQSMKAVMWSFFGVRKRRDLEADASQLNPLHVIAAALIGAAIFIGVLILIVRMVVG; this is encoded by the coding sequence ATGAACGATAGCGGTGGCGGCGGCAGGAAGAGCAGTTTCGGCCAGTCGATGAAAGCGGTGATGTGGTCGTTTTTCGGTGTGCGAAAGCGACGCGATCTGGAAGCGGACGCCTCCCAGCTGAATCCGCTGCACGTCATTGCGGCGGCGCTGATCGGCGCGGCGATTTTCATCGGTGTGCTGATCCTGATCGTACGCATGGTGGTTGGCTGA
- the coxB gene encoding cytochrome c oxidase subunit II — MEIFGKEAMKTIKRALMGVLACSGLLFAGAALAVGDSPGGPRVNEINLQPPVTRIAEELYSLHTFMLILCTVIFIGVFGVMFYSIFAHRKSKGFKAANFHESTTVEIIWTIVPFIIVVLMALPATKTVVAMKDTTNADLTVKVTGYQWKWAYDYVKGPGEGINFYSTLTTPRSQVDGQAPKTDTYLQEVDNPLVVPVNKKIRIITTANDVVHSWYVPAFGVKQDAIPGFVRDTWFKAEKVGTYRGFCTELCGKEHAFMPVVVNVLSDEDYAKWVDDEKKKMAAGQDDPNRNYTLAELTERGGKVYAANCAVCHQPTGKGAGAFPALDGSKVANGPLAEHVSIVLKGKNAMPSWAPTLNDVEIASVITFERNSWGNHTGDILQPKQVADARNGRMPSGGSHLAGAAAAAASDAAASGAEGASGAAAASGEAGASAPAAASGASDNAAASAPQASLPASVYFKTNKSTLPADAKAAIDAAAAYAKAHPDAKFTLSGYTDATGSADKNAKLAKARAEAVRDALKAAGIAEDHIILKKPETITGGADAKEARRVEISPAA; from the coding sequence ATGGAAATTTTCGGTAAGGAAGCTATGAAAACAATCAAGCGAGCCCTCATGGGTGTGCTGGCGTGTAGCGGGCTGCTGTTCGCCGGCGCCGCCCTTGCAGTCGGCGACAGTCCGGGCGGCCCCCGCGTCAACGAGATCAATCTCCAGCCGCCCGTGACGAGGATTGCCGAAGAGCTCTACAGCCTCCACACGTTCATGCTGATTCTCTGCACGGTGATCTTCATCGGCGTGTTCGGCGTGATGTTCTATTCGATCTTCGCGCACCGCAAGTCGAAGGGATTCAAGGCGGCGAATTTCCACGAAAGCACCACCGTCGAAATCATCTGGACGATCGTCCCGTTCATCATCGTCGTGCTGATGGCGCTCCCTGCCACCAAGACGGTCGTCGCGATGAAGGACACCACCAATGCCGACCTGACCGTCAAGGTCACTGGCTATCAGTGGAAATGGGCGTACGACTACGTCAAGGGTCCGGGCGAAGGCATCAACTTCTACTCGACGCTGACCACGCCGCGCAGCCAGGTCGACGGCCAGGCGCCGAAGACGGATACGTACCTGCAGGAAGTCGACAATCCGCTCGTCGTTCCCGTCAACAAGAAGATCCGGATCATCACCACGGCCAACGACGTCGTGCACTCGTGGTACGTGCCCGCGTTCGGCGTGAAGCAGGACGCGATTCCCGGCTTCGTGCGCGACACGTGGTTCAAGGCGGAAAAGGTCGGCACCTACCGCGGCTTCTGTACGGAGCTGTGCGGCAAGGAACACGCGTTCATGCCCGTCGTCGTCAACGTGCTGTCCGACGAGGACTACGCGAAGTGGGTCGACGACGAGAAAAAGAAAATGGCGGCCGGCCAGGACGACCCGAACAGGAACTACACGCTGGCCGAGCTGACGGAGCGCGGCGGCAAGGTGTACGCGGCGAACTGTGCGGTCTGCCACCAGCCGACAGGCAAGGGCGCGGGCGCATTCCCGGCGCTCGACGGCAGCAAGGTCGCGAACGGTCCGCTTGCCGAACACGTGAGCATCGTGCTGAAGGGCAAGAACGCGATGCCGTCCTGGGCGCCGACGCTGAACGACGTCGAGATCGCTTCCGTCATCACGTTCGAACGCAACTCGTGGGGCAACCACACGGGCGACATCCTGCAGCCGAAGCAGGTCGCCGACGCGCGTAATGGCCGTATGCCGTCGGGCGGCAGTCACCTCGCGGGCGCAGCGGCGGCTGCCGCATCGGATGCGGCGGCGAGCGGTGCGGAAGGTGCGAGCGGCGCGGCTGCGGCAAGCGGCGAAGCGGGCGCATCGGCTCCCGCAGCAGCTTCTGGGGCATCGGATAACGCAGCAGCGTCGGCGCCGCAAGCGTCGCTGCCAGCCAGCGTCTACTTCAAGACCAACAAGAGCACGCTGCCCGCCGACGCGAAAGCGGCCATCGATGCCGCCGCCGCGTACGCGAAGGCGCATCCCGACGCGAAGTTCACGCTGTCGGGTTACACCGATGCAACGGGTTCCGCCGACAAGAACGCGAAGCTCGCAAAGGCGCGTGCCGAAGCCGTGCGCGATGCGCTCAAGGCAGCCGGCATCGCCGAAGACCATATTATTTTGAAGAAGCCGGAGACGATCACGGGCGGTGCGGACGCGAAGGAAGCACGACGTGTTGAGATCAGCCCAGCGGCCTGA
- the ctaD gene encoding cytochrome c oxidase subunit I — MSSIGHDVAAGHEHVHGDHAHETPHGWRRWLFATNHKDIGTLYLLFSFIMFLSGGVMALGIRAELFEPGLQIMRPEFFNQLTTMHGLIMVFGAIMPAFVGFANWMIPLQIGASDMAFARMNNFSFWLLPVAAVLLVGSFFTPGGATAAGWTLYAPLSTQMGPGMDFAIFAVHIMGASSIMGGINIVVTILNMRAPGLTLMKMPMFVWTWLITAYLLIAVMPVLAGAITMVLFDRHFGTSFFNAAGGGDPVMYQHIFWFFGHPEVYIMILPAFGIVSQVIPAFARKPLFGYSSMVYATASIAILSFMVWAHHMFATGMPVTGQLFFMYATMLIAVPTGVKVFNWVATMWRGSLTFETPMLFAVGFLFVFTFGGLTGLMLAMAPLDIQYHGTYFVVAHFHYVLVAGSLFGLFSGWYYWSPKWTGWMYNETRGKIHFWSSLIFFNLAFLPMHFVGLAGMPRRYADYPAQFTDWNQVITIGAFGFGLAQVYFLFAVALPAYRGGGELEQAGDKPWDGATGLEWTVPSPAPFHTFENPPTVE; from the coding sequence ATGTCTAGCATCGGACACGATGTAGCCGCAGGGCACGAGCACGTGCACGGCGACCACGCCCACGAGACGCCGCACGGCTGGCGCCGCTGGCTGTTCGCGACGAACCATAAAGACATCGGTACGTTGTATCTGCTGTTCTCGTTCATCATGTTCCTGTCCGGCGGCGTGATGGCGCTGGGCATCCGCGCCGAGCTGTTCGAACCGGGCCTGCAGATCATGCGCCCCGAGTTCTTCAACCAGCTGACCACCATGCACGGCCTGATCATGGTGTTCGGCGCGATCATGCCGGCCTTCGTCGGCTTCGCAAACTGGATGATTCCGCTGCAGATCGGCGCATCGGACATGGCCTTCGCGCGGATGAACAACTTCAGCTTCTGGCTGCTGCCCGTCGCCGCCGTGCTGCTGGTCGGCTCGTTCTTCACGCCGGGCGGGGCAACGGCCGCCGGCTGGACACTGTACGCGCCGCTTTCCACGCAGATGGGCCCGGGCATGGACTTCGCGATTTTCGCGGTGCACATCATGGGCGCGTCGTCGATCATGGGCGGCATCAACATCGTCGTGACGATCCTGAACATGCGCGCACCCGGCCTCACGCTGATGAAGATGCCGATGTTCGTGTGGACGTGGCTGATCACCGCGTACCTGCTGATCGCCGTGATGCCGGTGCTCGCGGGCGCGATCACGATGGTGCTGTTCGACCGCCACTTCGGTACGTCGTTCTTCAACGCGGCAGGCGGCGGCGACCCGGTGATGTATCAGCACATCTTCTGGTTCTTCGGCCACCCCGAGGTGTACATCATGATCTTGCCGGCGTTCGGGATCGTGTCGCAGGTGATCCCGGCGTTCGCGCGCAAGCCGCTGTTCGGCTATAGCTCGATGGTGTACGCAACGGCATCGATCGCGATCCTGTCGTTCATGGTCTGGGCGCACCACATGTTCGCGACGGGCATGCCCGTCACGGGTCAGCTGTTCTTCATGTACGCGACGATGCTGATCGCCGTGCCGACGGGCGTGAAGGTGTTCAACTGGGTCGCGACGATGTGGCGCGGTTCGCTCACCTTCGAAACCCCGATGCTGTTCGCCGTGGGCTTCCTGTTCGTGTTCACGTTCGGCGGTCTGACGGGCCTGATGCTCGCGATGGCGCCGCTCGACATCCAGTACCACGGCACCTACTTCGTGGTCGCGCACTTCCACTACGTGCTGGTGGCGGGTTCGCTGTTCGGACTCTTCTCAGGCTGGTACTACTGGTCGCCGAAATGGACGGGCTGGATGTACAACGAGACGCGCGGCAAGATCCACTTCTGGTCGTCGCTGATCTTCTTCAACCTCGCGTTCCTGCCGATGCACTTCGTCGGTCTTGCAGGGATGCCGCGTCGCTACGCCGACTATCCGGCGCAGTTCACCGACTGGAACCAGGTCATCACCATCGGCGCGTTCGGCTTCGGCCTTGCGCAGGTGTACTTCCTGTTCGCGGTCGCGTTGCCGGCTTACCGCGGCGGCGGCGAACTCGAACAGGCAGGCGACAAGCCGTGGGACGGCGCAACGGGTCTCGAGTGGACCGTGCCGAGCCCGGCTCCGTTCCACACGTTCGAAAATCCGCCGACGGTCGAGTAA
- a CDS encoding methyltransferase domain-containing protein codes for MSPTETGRPAYDSRRLRKIFDRRAATFDDVAFLPREIAQRMRERLDYIKVNPSHVLDAGCGAGDDLPSLRERFPEAPVFGTDLSRSMLTRAVTHDAADTSWRRFLPASLGKALGSRGPRFAQADFSALPFASGAFEFIWSNLALHWHSRPDLVFPEWQRVLKVNGLLMFSTLGPDTLKELRGAYAEIEAAHGVNTHKHVIDFVDMHDLGDMLVESGFEIPVMDQETLTITYKSPESLLADVRRWGAYPFRREALPGVASRRMHKALLAALEARRQGDGTIPLTFEVIYGHAWKAVPRTTPEGHGIVRIEDIGRGRQGNR; via the coding sequence GTGTCTCCCACCGAAACTGGCCGTCCGGCCTATGATTCGCGCCGTCTTCGGAAGATTTTCGACCGCCGCGCCGCCACCTTCGACGACGTCGCGTTCCTGCCACGCGAAATCGCGCAGCGCATGCGCGAGCGGCTCGACTACATCAAGGTCAATCCGTCGCACGTGCTGGATGCGGGATGTGGCGCCGGAGACGACCTTCCTTCGTTGCGCGAGCGCTTTCCCGAAGCGCCCGTGTTCGGCACCGATCTCTCGCGTTCGATGCTCACGCGCGCGGTCACGCACGACGCCGCCGACACCAGCTGGCGCCGCTTTCTGCCTGCATCGCTCGGCAAGGCGCTGGGCTCGCGCGGTCCGAGATTCGCTCAGGCGGACTTCTCCGCGTTGCCATTCGCGTCGGGTGCATTCGAATTCATCTGGTCGAATCTCGCGCTGCACTGGCACTCGCGGCCCGATCTCGTGTTCCCGGAGTGGCAACGTGTGCTGAAGGTCAACGGCCTGCTGATGTTCAGCACGCTAGGGCCCGACACGCTGAAAGAACTGCGCGGCGCGTATGCCGAGATCGAAGCGGCGCACGGCGTCAATACGCACAAACATGTAATCGACTTCGTAGACATGCACGATCTGGGCGATATGCTTGTCGAAAGTGGCTTCGAAATCCCCGTGATGGACCAGGAGACGTTGACCATTACGTACAAGTCGCCCGAGTCGCTGCTCGCCGACGTGCGCCGCTGGGGCGCCTATCCGTTCCGGCGCGAGGCGCTGCCGGGTGTCGCGTCGAGGCGCATGCACAAGGCGCTGCTGGCTGCGCTCGAGGCGCGCCGGCAGGGCGACGGCACGATTCCGCTCACCTTCGAGGTGATTTACGGGCACGCGTGGAAAGCCGTCCCGCGAACGACGCCTGAAGGGCATGGAATCGTACGGATCGAAGACATCGGACGAGGGCGGCAAGGCAATCGTTGA
- the grxC gene encoding glutaredoxin 3, with protein MNRVIMYSTQVCPYCQMAERLLKSRGVEHIEKVLIDKDPARRQEMMTRTGRRTVPQVYIGETHIGGYDDLSALDRAGGLAPLLEAVA; from the coding sequence GTGAACAGAGTGATCATGTACAGCACGCAGGTGTGCCCGTATTGCCAGATGGCCGAACGTCTACTAAAGTCGCGCGGCGTCGAGCACATCGAAAAGGTGCTGATCGACAAAGACCCGGCGCGCCGTCAGGAGATGATGACGCGCACGGGCCGTCGCACGGTGCCGCAGGTGTATATCGGCGAGACGCACATCGGCGGCTATGACGACCTGTCCGCGCTCGATCGCGCGGGCGGTCTGGCGCCGCTGCTCGAAGCCGTCGCCTGA
- a CDS encoding NAD(P)H-dependent glycerol-3-phosphate dehydrogenase — protein sequence MKVAVLGAGAWGTALAGHLAARHDTVLWARDAALIAELSTSHENARYLAGVALPSTLRFEADLDAALSHALADDALCVVATPVAGLRAMLRTMRDMGKVPAHFVWLCKGFEAESQLLPHQVVAQELSGHGSNGPLSGPSFAREVGQGLPVALTVASASAACRERTVAAFHHGAMRIYSGDDVVGVEVGGAVKNVLAIATGIADGLGLGLNARAALITRGLAEMSRLGAALGGRAETFTGLTGLGDLILTATGDLSRNRTVGMQLASGRSLDDILNALGHVAEGVRCARGVLSIAQSHAIEMPITEAVCDVLFNGIAPRDAVSALLRRDAKAE from the coding sequence ATGAAGGTCGCCGTTCTCGGCGCCGGTGCATGGGGCACCGCACTCGCCGGCCATCTGGCCGCGCGGCATGACACGGTGCTCTGGGCGCGCGATGCCGCGCTCATCGCCGAACTCTCCACTTCGCACGAAAACGCCCGCTACCTGGCGGGCGTTGCGTTGCCGTCCACGCTTCGCTTCGAAGCGGATCTCGATGCCGCACTGAGTCACGCGCTCGCCGACGACGCGCTGTGCGTCGTCGCGACGCCCGTCGCCGGTTTGCGCGCGATGCTGCGCACGATGCGCGACATGGGCAAGGTGCCGGCGCATTTCGTGTGGTTGTGCAAGGGCTTCGAGGCGGAGTCGCAACTGCTGCCGCATCAGGTCGTCGCGCAAGAACTGAGCGGCCATGGCAGCAACGGGCCGCTGTCGGGACCGAGCTTCGCGCGTGAAGTGGGGCAGGGCCTGCCCGTGGCGCTGACGGTGGCGAGCGCGTCGGCGGCGTGCCGCGAGCGCACGGTCGCGGCGTTCCATCACGGCGCGATGCGCATTTACAGCGGCGACGACGTCGTCGGCGTGGAAGTGGGCGGCGCGGTGAAAAACGTGCTGGCTATCGCCACGGGCATCGCCGACGGTCTTGGCCTCGGCCTGAATGCGCGCGCGGCGCTGATCACGCGCGGTCTCGCTGAAATGTCGCGTCTGGGTGCAGCGCTCGGCGGCCGGGCGGAAACGTTTACGGGGCTCACGGGACTCGGCGATCTGATCCTGACCGCGACGGGTGATCTGTCGCGCAACCGCACGGTCGGCATGCAGCTCGCCAGCGGTCGTTCGCTCGACGACATTCTCAATGCGCTCGGGCATGTCGCCGAGGGCGTGCGCTGCGCGCGCGGCGTGCTGTCGATCGCGCAGTCACATGCGATCGAAATGCCGATCACGGAAGCCGTCTGCGACGTGCTGTTCAATGGCATCGCGCCGCGCGATGCCGTCAGCGCATTGCTGCGCCGGGACGCAAAGGCCGAGTAA
- a CDS encoding cytochrome c oxidase assembly protein translates to MSTQPPAGADRSFNRPMLLKLVVVALLMFGFGFALVPMYRAICEVTGINNLVQRDATAREAKNTQVDMSRTISIEFDANARGPLGFKPEQNSIDVHPGEVTTVMYDVSNQQARTIQAQAIPSYAPKQATEFFKKIECFCFTQQTLKANESKRMPVVFVVDPKLPKDVKTITLSYTFFELNAPAPTSRGPEGQTADGASKAANPA, encoded by the coding sequence ATGTCGACGCAACCGCCCGCCGGGGCCGATCGTTCTTTTAACCGTCCGATGCTGTTGAAGCTGGTCGTCGTCGCGTTGCTGATGTTCGGCTTCGGGTTTGCGCTGGTGCCGATGTATCGCGCGATCTGCGAGGTCACGGGCATCAACAACCTCGTGCAGCGCGACGCCACGGCGCGCGAGGCGAAGAACACGCAGGTCGACATGAGCCGCACGATTTCGATCGAGTTCGACGCGAATGCGCGCGGGCCGCTCGGTTTCAAGCCGGAGCAGAACAGTATCGACGTGCATCCGGGCGAAGTGACGACGGTGATGTACGACGTGAGCAACCAGCAGGCGCGGACGATCCAGGCGCAAGCCATTCCGAGCTACGCGCCGAAGCAGGCAACCGAGTTCTTCAAGAAGATCGAGTGTTTTTGCTTTACGCAGCAGACGTTGAAAGCGAACGAGTCGAAGCGGATGCCCGTGGTGTTCGTCGTCGATCCGAAGCTGCCGAAAGACGTGAAGACGATCACGCTGTCGTACACGTTCTTCGAACTGAATGCGCCTGCGCCGACGTCGCGGGGCCCGGAAGGTCAGACGGCTGACGGCGCATCGAAAGCAGCGAACCCGGCCTGA
- the secB gene encoding protein-export chaperone SecB yields the protein MSDENNQPFFNIQRIYLKDMSLEQPNSPAIFLEQEMPSVEVEVDVKAERLADTVFEILVTGTVTAKVSDKVAFLIEAKQAGIFDIRNIPAEQIDPLVGIACPTILFPYLRSNIADAITRAGFPPIHLAEINFQALYEQRLAQIASQETGAGSAAHH from the coding sequence ATGTCCGACGAGAACAACCAGCCGTTCTTCAATATCCAGCGCATCTACCTGAAGGATATGTCGCTCGAGCAGCCGAACTCGCCGGCCATTTTCCTCGAACAGGAAATGCCGTCGGTCGAAGTCGAAGTCGACGTGAAGGCTGAGCGCCTCGCGGACACGGTGTTCGAAATTCTCGTCACGGGCACCGTGACGGCCAAGGTCAGCGACAAGGTCGCGTTCCTGATCGAAGCCAAGCAGGCAGGCATTTTCGACATCCGCAACATCCCGGCTGAACAGATCGATCCGCTCGTCGGCATTGCTTGCCCGACCATCCTGTTCCCGTACCTGCGTTCGAACATCGCCGACGCGATCACGCGCGCAGGCTTCCCGCCCATCCACCTCGCCGAAATCAACTTCCAGGCGCTGTACGAGCAACGTCTCGCGCAGATCGCTTCGCAGGAAACGGGCGCGGGCAGCGCGGCCCACCACTGA
- a CDS encoding ComF family protein, translating into MSHRTLCSFCDEAWWNEARLRCTVCAVPLSGFRRASLMHYRCGDCLTAPPAFDATVALADYRAPLDALAVGLKFRARLALAHEFARRLARSAFDVFDTLDGRDRPDVVAPVPLSARRLVERGYNQAWEIARPCAKALGVRSDATLVRRVIDTAPQSKLDLDARRQNVGRAFVVAKTVQGLHVVIVDDVMTTGATLDALARTLKAAGARRVTNLVALRTPKN; encoded by the coding sequence ATGTCGCATCGGACGTTGTGTAGCTTTTGCGACGAAGCCTGGTGGAACGAGGCGCGGCTGCGCTGCACGGTCTGCGCGGTGCCGTTGAGCGGCTTTCGGCGCGCCAGCCTGATGCATTACCGATGCGGCGACTGCCTGACGGCCCCGCCCGCGTTCGATGCGACCGTCGCGCTCGCCGACTATCGGGCGCCGCTCGATGCGCTGGCTGTCGGCCTCAAGTTCCGCGCGCGGCTCGCGCTTGCGCACGAGTTCGCGCGGCGGCTCGCTCGGTCCGCGTTCGATGTGTTCGACACGCTTGACGGGCGCGACCGGCCCGATGTCGTCGCGCCCGTGCCGTTATCGGCGCGTCGGCTCGTGGAACGCGGCTACAACCAGGCATGGGAGATCGCGCGGCCTTGCGCGAAAGCGCTCGGCGTTCGCAGCGACGCCACGCTCGTGCGGCGCGTGATCGACACTGCGCCGCAATCGAAGCTCGATCTCGATGCGCGCAGGCAGAATGTCGGCCGCGCGTTCGTCGTGGCGAAGACAGTGCAGGGCCTGCATGTAGTCATCGTCGACGATGTGATGACGACGGGCGCGACACTCGATGCGCTGGCCCGTACGCTGAAGGCAGCCGGCGCGCGTCGCGTGACGAACCTCGTCGCGCTGCGCACGCCGAAAAACTAG
- the trmL gene encoding tRNA (uridine(34)/cytosine(34)/5-carboxymethylaminomethyluridine(34)-2'-O)-methyltransferase TrmL yields the protein MFNVVLVEPEIPPNTGNVIRLCANTGARLHLIEPLGFPLDDARMRRAGLDYHEYAQMHVHRDWDALIDSEAPDPTRMFAFTTRGSSPFHSHAFLPGDWFVFGAETRGLPAALLDRFPDEQRVRLPMRPGNRSLNLSNTVAVVVFEAWRQAGFEGGA from the coding sequence ATGTTCAACGTCGTTCTCGTCGAACCCGAAATTCCGCCGAACACCGGCAACGTGATCCGCCTGTGCGCGAACACGGGTGCGCGGCTGCATCTGATCGAACCGCTCGGCTTTCCGCTCGACGACGCCAGGATGCGCCGCGCCGGTCTCGACTATCACGAGTACGCGCAGATGCACGTGCATCGCGACTGGGACGCGCTGATCGACAGCGAAGCGCCCGACCCGACGCGCATGTTCGCGTTCACGACGCGCGGCTCCAGCCCGTTCCACTCGCACGCGTTCCTGCCCGGCGACTGGTTCGTGTTCGGCGCGGAAACGCGCGGCCTGCCGGCCGCCTTGCTGGACCGCTTTCCAGACGAACAGCGCGTGCGCCTGCCGATGCGTCCCGGCAATCGCAGCCTGAACCTGTCGAACACGGTTGCCGTGGTCGTGTTCGAAGCGTGGCGTCAGGCCGGCTTCGAAGGCGGCGCCTGA
- a CDS encoding cytochrome oxidase small assembly protein, with protein sequence MSRNPQKRRTSEEIRAGNLRLGLILLAVVAVFFLGAVVKQVWFAH encoded by the coding sequence ATGAGCCGGAATCCACAAAAAAGACGTACGTCTGAAGAAATTCGCGCAGGGAATCTGCGACTCGGTCTGATTCTGCTAGCCGTCGTCGCCGTCTTTTTTCTGGGTGCCGTTGTCAAGCAGGTCTGGTTTGCTCACTGA